In a genomic window of Tripterygium wilfordii isolate XIE 37 chromosome 8, ASM1340144v1, whole genome shotgun sequence:
- the LOC120003589 gene encoding uncharacterized protein LOC120003589 yields MKCFFLEKFFPASRAASIRKDICGIRQLNGETLYEYWERFKMLCASCPHHQIPEQLLIQYFYEGLMPMDRNMIDTASGGALMDKTPAAARTLIANMAANSQQFGARTEHPAKQVSEVSTSNIERQIFDLTTLVKQMAIGSLQAAKVCGICTMVGHPTDMCPTLQEEDSTQQANAIGGFPGQLQRKFDPYPNTYTPGFKHPNLSYGNPATAQNSFQFPYPARQQQGTQPPNSGMALDEIIKTLANNTQQFQQETRSSVQNLEKQISQLATAVSNLEAQGSGKLPSQTIVNPRENASAVTLRSGTKTVDSNQHPMVSAQKKEEEREADNDIKDSSKVTSQTTMPNSSNTIPVPFPSRLAKSKKEQQEKDILETFRKFEVNIPLLDAIKQVPKYAKLIKELCTTKRKLRSDEKVKVGENVSAMIQRKLPPKQKDPGMFTIPCVIGNKKN; encoded by the coding sequence ATGAAGTGCTTTTTCCTAGAGAAATTTTTTCCTGCATCACGAGCTGCCAGCATAAGGAAAGACATATGTGGTATTCGCCAACTGAATGGAGAAACTTTATACGAGTATTGGGAGCGTTTCAAAATGTTGTGTGCAAGCtgcccacatcatcaaattCCCGAGCAGCTCTTGATCCAATATTTCTATGAGGGGTTAATGCCAATGGATAGGAACATGATTGATACTGCCAGTGGTGGAGCACTAATGGACAAAACACCAGCAGCTGCAAGAACTTTGATTGCAAACATGGCAGCAAATTCACAGCAATTTGGGGCACGTACGGAGCATCCAGCCAAGCAAGTTAGTGAGGTAAGTACTTCTAACATTGAACGTCAAATTTTTGACTTGACTACTTTGGTGAAACAAATGGCTATAGGATCTTTACAAGCAGCAAAAGTATGTGGCATTTGTACGATGGTTGGGCATCCGACGGATATGTGTCCCACTTTGCAAGAGGAGGACTCAACACAGCAAGCTAATGCCATAGGAGGTTTTCCAGGGCAACTTCAACGGAAATTTGACCCATACCCCAACACATATACCCCAGGATTTAAACATCCAAATTTGAGTTATGGCAATCCAGCAACTGCCCAGAATAGTTTCCAATTTCCTTATCCAGCTAGACAACAACAAGGGACACAACCTCCAAATTCAGGTATGGCACTTGATGAAATCATTAAAACATTGGCTAATAATACTCAACAATTTCAACAGGAAACAAGGAGTAGCGTTCAAAATCTGGAGAAACAAATTAGCCAATTGGCTACGGCAGTGAGCAATCTTGAGGCTCAAGGATCCGGGAAGTTACCGTCTCAAACAATTGTTAATCCTCGAGAGAATGCAAGTGCTGTCACATTGCGAAGTGGGACAAAAACCGTTGATTCCAATCAACATCCTATGGTTTCAGCCCAGAAAAAGGAAGAGGAGAGGGAGGCCGACAATGACATTAAAGATTCTTCTAAGGTAACTTCTCAAACCACTATGCCGAATTCTTCTAATACTATTCCTGTTCCTTTTCCTAGCAGGTTGGCCAAGTCTAAGAAAGAGCAACAGGAGAAAGATATCCTAGAGACCTTCAGAAAATTTGAAGTAAATATCCCATTGTtggatgccatcaaacaagttccaaAGTATGCAAAATTAATCAAGGAATTGTGTACTAcgaagaggaaattaaggagTGACGAGAAGGTCAAGGTGGGGGAGAATGTGTCAGCCATGATCCAGCGTAAGCTACCTCCAAAACAAAAAGATCCAGGAATGTTTACAATTCCATGTGTGATtggtaacaaaaaaaattga